From a single Carassius auratus strain Wakin chromosome 38, ASM336829v1, whole genome shotgun sequence genomic region:
- the prkg2l gene encoding cGMP-dependent protein kinase 2 isoform X1: MVPSHSLIMGNGSIKAPRLEETCLSSGIKEAPVWESVEPLKMRIAHLEDELARRDQELRAQEKRLQSLQRELETKVSQIDKLQDAIGYNSLGRSPPAPLRHSRRLLSVINQGSTRFHRVAVEVHRRLKAKEGVSAEPTSRHFCRDHRVPHISTEKQRLRKDSRTKKLINEAIMNNDFLKKLEPQHTREMVDCMYEKIYTAEQLVIQEGEPGNYLYVLAEGLLEVIQNGKLLGQMRPGTAFGELAILYNCKRTATVKAVTQSHIWALDRQMFQTIMMRSTQARQEEYFSFLRSVSLLKDLPEEKLAKIIDCLEVEYFDKGEYIIREGEEGNTFFIIAKGEVLVTQTTEGFSEPQEIKILGVGEYFGEKALISEDVRSANIIAKENDTQCLVVDRDNFNQMVGTYEELQAYLRQYVEQLSLSDERRNAVPQSPLYERSPEAAELRRLKEKAAGLSSYSFLKELQVVATLGMGGFGRVELVKLKNSDDTAFALKCIKKKHIVDTRQQEHIYSEKDILQQTNSNFIVRLFRTFRDDKYVYMLLEVCLGGELWSVLRDMSCFDEPTARFCTGCVLEAFDYLHGKGIVYRDLKPENLLLDGEGYVKMTDFGFAKKIGLGKKTWTFCGTPEYVAPEVIMNKGHDFGADCWSLGILIFELLIGSPPFTGSDPIRIYTMVLHGIEKVDFPKRISKRPEDLIRRLCKLNPAERLGNKKNGIIDIKKHKWFQGFNWEGLRRRKLASPLRRELKGPLDHSHFDMFPPELEEPPDEFSGWDKDF; the protein is encoded by the exons ATGGTTCCTAGTCACTCTCTGATCATGGGGAACGGTTCGATCAAAGCCCCTCGGCTAGAGGAGACCTGCCTGTCCTCCGGTATAAAAGAGGCCCCTGTGTGGGAGTCTGTGGAGCCCCTGAAGATGAGGATCGCCCATCTGGAGGACGAGCTGGCACGGAGAGACCAGGAGCTCCGTGCGCAGGAGAAGCGCTTACAGAGCCTTCAAAGGGAGCTAGAGACAAAAGTGTCCCAGATCGATAAGCTCCAGGATGCCATCGGGTATAACAGTCTCGGACGCTCGCCGCCGGCTCCGCTGAGGCACAGCCGCAGACTGCTGAGCGTCATCAACCAGGGCTCCACGCGCTTCCACAGAGTAGCTGTGGAGGTGCATCGACGCCTCAAGGCCAAGGAGGGCGTTTCAGCCGAACCCACATCGAGACACTTCTGTCGTGACCACAGGGTCCCTCACATCTCCACAGAGAAACAGCGCCTCCGCAAAGACTCTCG CACTAAGAAACTGATCAATGAAGCCATCATGAACAATGACTTTCTGAAGAAGCTGGAGCCTCAGCACACCCGAGAGATGGTGGACTGCATGTACGAGAAGATCTACACCGCTGAGCAGCTGGTTATTCAGGAGGGAGAGCCGGGGAACTACCTCTACGTGCTTGCTG AGGGTTTATTAGAGGTCATCCAAAATGGAAAGCTCCTGGGTCAGATGCGTCCCGGGACGGCTTTTGGAGAGTTGGCCATTCTCTATAACTGTAAAAGAACAGCCACAGTcaaag CTGTGACCCAGTCCCACATCTGGGCTCTGGACCGGCAAATGTTTCAGACTATCATGATGAGATCCACTCAGGCCAGACAAGAGGAGTACTTCAGCTTCCTGCGCAG TGTGTCGTTATTGAAAGATTTGCCAGAGGAGAAACTTGCCAAAATCATTGACTGTCTTGAAGTT GAATATTTTGACAAAGGGGAGTACATTATTCGCGAGGGCGAGGAAGGAAATACTTTCTTCATCATAGCTAAAGGAGAG GTGTTGGTAACACAGACTACAGAAGGATTTTCCGAACCACAAGAGATTAAGATTCTTGGTGTGGGTGAATACTTTGGGGAAAAGGCTCTCATAAG TGAGGATGTCCGCTCAGCTAATATCATTGCAAAGGAAAATGACACACAGTGTTTGGTGGTGGATAGAGA TAACTTTAATCAGATGGTGGGGACGTATGAGGAGCTGCAGGCCTATCTGAGGCAGTATGTGGAGCAGCTCTCTCTGAGTGACGAGAGGAGGAACGCAGT ACCTCAGTCGCCTCTTTACGAACGCTCTCCAGAGGCAGCAGAGCTCCGGAGGCTGAAGGAGAAGGCGGCGGGTTTGTCCAGTTACTCCTTCCTGAAAGAACTGCAAGTAGTGGCCACACTAGGCATGGGAGGCTTCGGACGAGTGGAGCTG GTGAAGCTTAAAAATTCTGATGATACAGCGTTTGCTTTAAAGTGTATTAAGAAAAAGCACATTGTGGACACCAGGCAGCAAGAGCACATCTATTCAGAAAAGGACATCCTCCAACAGACCAATTCAAACTTTATTGTCAG GTTGTTCCGCACATTCCGGGATGATAAGTATGTTTACATGCTGCTTGAGGTTTGCCTGGGAGGAGAGCTGTGGAGCGTGTTGAGGGACAT GAGTTGTTTTGATGAGCCCACTGCCCGCTTCTGTACCGGATGTGTGCTGGAAGCTTTTGATTACCTGCACGGCAAAGGCATCGTGTACCGAGACCTGAAGCCGGAGAATCTTCTTCTGGATGGGGAAGGCTATGTCAAAATG actgATTTTGGCTTTGCCAAAAAGATCGGACTAGGTAAGAAGACTTGGACGTTCTGTGGCACTCCTGAATATGTGGCTCCTGAGGTCATCATGAATAAGGGTCATGACTTTGGAGCTGACTGCTGGTCCTTGGGCATCCTCATCTTTGAACTCCTGATTGGCAG CCCTCCATTCACAGGCTCTGATCCAATCAGGATCTACACCATGGTTCTTCATGGGATAGAGAAGGTGGACTTTCCCAAGAGGATCAGCAAGCGTCCAGAGGATCTCATACGGAGACTTTGCAA
- the prkg2l gene encoding cGMP-dependent protein kinase 2 isoform X2: protein MVPSHSLIMGNGSIKAPRLEETCLSSGIKEAPVWESVEPLKMRIAHLEDELARRDQELRAQEKRLQSLQRELETKVSQIDKLQDAIGYNSLGRSPPAPLRHSRRLLSVINQGSTRFHRVAVEVHRRLKAKEGVSAEPTSRHFCRDHRVPHISTEKQRLRKDSRTKKLINEAIMNNDFLKKLEPQHTREMVDCMYEKIYTAEQLVIQEGEPGNYLYVLAEGLLEVIQNGKLLGQMRPGTAFGELAILYNCKRTATVKAVTQSHIWALDRQMFQTIMMRSTQARQEEYFSFLRSVSLLKDLPEEKLAKIIDCLEVEYFDKGEYIIREGEEGNTFFIIAKGEVLVTQTTEGFSEPQEIKILGVGEYFGEKALISEDVRSANIIAKENDTQCLVVDRDNFNQMVGTYEELQAYLRQYVEQLSLSDERRNAVPQSPLYERSPEAAELRRLKEKAAGLSSYSFLKELQVVATLGMGGFGRVELCIKKKHIVDTRQQEHIYSEKDILQQTNSNFIVRLFRTFRDDKYVYMLLEVCLGGELWSVLRDMSCFDEPTARFCTGCVLEAFDYLHGKGIVYRDLKPENLLLDGEGYVKMTDFGFAKKIGLGKKTWTFCGTPEYVAPEVIMNKGHDFGADCWSLGILIFELLIGSPPFTGSDPIRIYTMVLHGIEKVDFPKRISKRPEDLIRRLCKLNPAERLGNKKNGIIDIKKHKWFQGFNWEGLRRRKLASPLRRELKGPLDHSHFDMFPPELEEPPDEFSGWDKDF from the exons ATGGTTCCTAGTCACTCTCTGATCATGGGGAACGGTTCGATCAAAGCCCCTCGGCTAGAGGAGACCTGCCTGTCCTCCGGTATAAAAGAGGCCCCTGTGTGGGAGTCTGTGGAGCCCCTGAAGATGAGGATCGCCCATCTGGAGGACGAGCTGGCACGGAGAGACCAGGAGCTCCGTGCGCAGGAGAAGCGCTTACAGAGCCTTCAAAGGGAGCTAGAGACAAAAGTGTCCCAGATCGATAAGCTCCAGGATGCCATCGGGTATAACAGTCTCGGACGCTCGCCGCCGGCTCCGCTGAGGCACAGCCGCAGACTGCTGAGCGTCATCAACCAGGGCTCCACGCGCTTCCACAGAGTAGCTGTGGAGGTGCATCGACGCCTCAAGGCCAAGGAGGGCGTTTCAGCCGAACCCACATCGAGACACTTCTGTCGTGACCACAGGGTCCCTCACATCTCCACAGAGAAACAGCGCCTCCGCAAAGACTCTCG CACTAAGAAACTGATCAATGAAGCCATCATGAACAATGACTTTCTGAAGAAGCTGGAGCCTCAGCACACCCGAGAGATGGTGGACTGCATGTACGAGAAGATCTACACCGCTGAGCAGCTGGTTATTCAGGAGGGAGAGCCGGGGAACTACCTCTACGTGCTTGCTG AGGGTTTATTAGAGGTCATCCAAAATGGAAAGCTCCTGGGTCAGATGCGTCCCGGGACGGCTTTTGGAGAGTTGGCCATTCTCTATAACTGTAAAAGAACAGCCACAGTcaaag CTGTGACCCAGTCCCACATCTGGGCTCTGGACCGGCAAATGTTTCAGACTATCATGATGAGATCCACTCAGGCCAGACAAGAGGAGTACTTCAGCTTCCTGCGCAG TGTGTCGTTATTGAAAGATTTGCCAGAGGAGAAACTTGCCAAAATCATTGACTGTCTTGAAGTT GAATATTTTGACAAAGGGGAGTACATTATTCGCGAGGGCGAGGAAGGAAATACTTTCTTCATCATAGCTAAAGGAGAG GTGTTGGTAACACAGACTACAGAAGGATTTTCCGAACCACAAGAGATTAAGATTCTTGGTGTGGGTGAATACTTTGGGGAAAAGGCTCTCATAAG TGAGGATGTCCGCTCAGCTAATATCATTGCAAAGGAAAATGACACACAGTGTTTGGTGGTGGATAGAGA TAACTTTAATCAGATGGTGGGGACGTATGAGGAGCTGCAGGCCTATCTGAGGCAGTATGTGGAGCAGCTCTCTCTGAGTGACGAGAGGAGGAACGCAGT ACCTCAGTCGCCTCTTTACGAACGCTCTCCAGAGGCAGCAGAGCTCCGGAGGCTGAAGGAGAAGGCGGCGGGTTTGTCCAGTTACTCCTTCCTGAAAGAACTGCAAGTAGTGGCCACACTAGGCATGGGAGGCTTCGGACGAGTGGAGCTG TGTATTAAGAAAAAGCACATTGTGGACACCAGGCAGCAAGAGCACATCTATTCAGAAAAGGACATCCTCCAACAGACCAATTCAAACTTTATTGTCAG GTTGTTCCGCACATTCCGGGATGATAAGTATGTTTACATGCTGCTTGAGGTTTGCCTGGGAGGAGAGCTGTGGAGCGTGTTGAGGGACAT GAGTTGTTTTGATGAGCCCACTGCCCGCTTCTGTACCGGATGTGTGCTGGAAGCTTTTGATTACCTGCACGGCAAAGGCATCGTGTACCGAGACCTGAAGCCGGAGAATCTTCTTCTGGATGGGGAAGGCTATGTCAAAATG actgATTTTGGCTTTGCCAAAAAGATCGGACTAGGTAAGAAGACTTGGACGTTCTGTGGCACTCCTGAATATGTGGCTCCTGAGGTCATCATGAATAAGGGTCATGACTTTGGAGCTGACTGCTGGTCCTTGGGCATCCTCATCTTTGAACTCCTGATTGGCAG CCCTCCATTCACAGGCTCTGATCCAATCAGGATCTACACCATGGTTCTTCATGGGATAGAGAAGGTGGACTTTCCCAAGAGGATCAGCAAGCGTCCAGAGGATCTCATACGGAGACTTTGCAA